A genomic window from Fusarium oxysporum Fo47 chromosome VIII, complete sequence includes:
- a CDS encoding CHAT domain-containing protein: MSSSPVLIPQELVNEPALKTDTARIQASRQKCELGDFVGALSEIFVEGSSTSASTAALTSEVVRVYIVSGDQASASKQIHDCKATTSPDGTGSGDILDDVLALQAAYLGVSMQGHLFAALQVAETMWKKHSIDSESYLDEGIEANIRVGYYALEIYDLHRRYGEGTESPSFQPSSEIIQSIINGLISAHLGFEALEIIEYFINKPIDHFGRLAVAQPQQGSPFTKDVLLRLAKIQLQDGDSESAKGTLEVLHETEGGCSKATEKCHVLRLRYLDSEPDKTITIRLLLHLVEKFQAAGDFEGARETAEYAAEIHSGLGLSEEMSQLGFAIHDALRALCERAGDLLSGVQFEFRRCDMICSTTEDLVSALARRDELLELPICSRLPFFERMHKKQCLEYLIAHRGELATVHAEKYFSYCCRLKDDELVSEAEILLWRAKVEPTRASHEARIAVLDRVAADLEPGVARDKAAGRHGPYVEKVLLLAEVLEELRAISGEEREDSWPAIADMLQDVETTCSSLRPKPDGLLPLMLEVSYLKTMFTFMATSSDETEAFSRTSAENTDRSCLQPLHRPLSRTGIETRKVFEPTKFLYDLYLAVQSGSVLSFRSVMKNMNSEAQRLRKEGHPQEEARYLLCRGILCYILAAGSYMDEEQLGAAGAGFETKTDGLFEALKCFEDCLTLRSQIKQKIHSGGDSLESLIAAQAFNTGSLQTLLYDTALAICYELDDNDLTWAWVQKSKAYAYSTWLRNCTGGDEPSTRQVETSPKADVSFQDMLWVSSASARRLVFVDWITVHLDPEPRLLLLALQFSRDDDGISRRLSLVELDTSVDYIEEKAQHLSTARLDSADWRRTLSGFTPLIHPLKELCEEGDVLVLSPTGCMHNLPLHALDLNGEPLIDRNAVAYVPSLHVLVSCLKRLEAPSVGADRQSEWRAAVFGAYENDNGNNELQTEQIQIYDSLTRLGTRLDSAPVLGSALDTKSFARGAENANLVHFHGHGWRDGHDILRQGLVLGWQHEQLTLHHVAALALRSPHINIIACESGVQDFSLGGDEPLGLLSAFLAGGAASIIAALWPIQSTTGRIFTETFFEYFLSPLDTRNLGPVVNLADALQYTCKSIRAKKETATPYHWAPFILYGAWFCCNKPENTRINLRNVLGRSDK; encoded by the exons ATGTCATCCTCACCTGTGCTGATACCTCAGGAACTGGTAAACGAACCTGCTCTAAAAACAGACACAGCCCGCATCCAGGCTAGCAGGCAGAAATGCGAACTCGGAGACTTTGTCGGTGCGCTGTCGGAGATTTTCGTAGAAGGGTCGAGCACATCAGCCTCTACCGCCGCACTTACATCCGAGGTGGTTCGTGTTTACATCGTCAGTGGGGATCAAGCCTCGGCATCCAAGCAAATCCATGACTGCAAGGCTACTACTTCTCCAGACGGTACCGGTTCCGGGGACATTCTCGATGACGTACTGGCCCTTCAGGCCGCTTATCTGGGCGTGTCGATGCAGGGACATTTGTTCGCGGCCCTTCAAGTTGCGGAGACTATGTGGAAGAAGCATAGCATAGACTCGGAGTCATATCTTGACGAGGGAATTGAAGCCAAC ATCCGCGTCGGATACTATGCCCTCGAGATATATGATTTGCACCGTCGATATGGCGAAGGAACAGAGAGTCCCTCATTTCAGCCGTCGAGTGAGATCATCCagtccatcatcaacggACTCATATCTGCGCACCTAGGTTTTGAGGCTCTCGAGATCATCGAATATTTCATAAACAAGCCGATTGATCATTTCGGGCGCTTGGCCGTGGCTCAACCACAGCAGGGTAGTCCATTCACCAAAGACGTCCTGCTCCGCCTTGCAAAAATCCAACTTCAGGACGGGGACTCGGAAAGTGCAAAAGGCACTCTGGAAGTGCTGCATGAAACAGAAGGTGGATGCTCGAAGGCGACGGAAAAGTGCCATGTTCTCAGGCTACGTTACCTAGACTCAGAGCCCGATAAAACCATCACCAttcgacttcttctccatcttgtaGAGAAGTTTCAGGCTGCTGGAGACTTTGAAGGTGCAAGGGAAACAGCGGAGTATGCCGCAGAGATCCACTCGGGACTTGGCTTGAGTGAAGAGATGTCGCAGCTCGGATTCGCTATCCATGACGCCCTGCGGGCCCTCTGCGAGCGGGCAGGCGATCTCCTGAGCGGCGTCCAGTTCGAGTTCCGGCGCTGTGACATGATATGCTCGACTACAGAAGATCTGGTATCGGCATTGGCCCGCCGTGACGAACTGTTGGAGTTGCCCATATGCTCGAGACTGCCGTTCTTCGAGCGGATGCATAAGAAGCAGTGCTTGGAGTACCTAATCGCTCACCGCGGTGAACTCGCCACGGTGCACGCAGAAAAATACTTTTCATACTGCTGCCGGCTTAAAGACGACGAGCTAGTATCCGAGGCAGAGATCCTGCTCTGGAGGGCGAAGGTTGAGCCGACTAGAGCGTCGCACGAGGCGCGGATCGCGGTCTTGGACCGGGTAGCTGCAGATTTGGAGCCTGGTGTGGCCCGAGACAAGGCTGCAGGACGACATGGCCCCTACGTCGAGAAGGTGCTACTTCTCGCCGAGGTCTTGGAGGAGTTGCGGGCCATTTCAGGAGAGGAGCGTGAAGATTCATGGCCAGCCATCGCTGATATGCTTCAGGATGTGGAGACAACCTGCTCGAGTTTGCGCCCCAAGCCAGATGGCTTGCTGCCTCTGATGCTAGAGGTCTCATATCTCAAAACAATGTTTACGTTCATGGCCACATCTAGCGACGAAACGGAAGCTTTTTCTCGAACATCCGCCGAAAATACAGACAGAAGCTGTCTGCAACCCTTGCATAGACCGTTGTCCCGCACAGGAATTGAAACGCGCAAAGTCTTTGAGCCGACTAAGTTCCTGTACGATCTCTACCTTGCGGTGCAGAGCGGGTCTGTCCTCTCGTTCAGGTCTGTCATGAAAAATATGAACAGCGAAGCGCAGCGTCTTCGGAAAGAAGGCCAtccccaagaagaagctcggtACCTCCTCTGTCGGGGCATTCTCTGTTACATCTTGGCGGCAGGGAGCTACATGGATGAGGAACAACTGGGGGCCGCAGGCGCCGGCTTCGAAACGAAAACCGATGGACTCTTTGAGGCCTTGAAGTGCTTTGAAGATTGTTTGACCTTGAGATCACAGATTAAGCAGAAGATTCACAGCGGCGGTGACAGCCTGGAGTCACTGATTGCAGCCCAGGCCTTTAATACGGGATCTCTACAAACGCTACTCTATGACACAGCCTTGGCCATCTGTTACGAGTTGGATGATAATGATCTGACGTGGGCATGGGTCCAGAAGAGCAAGGCGTACGCCTACTCAACATGGCTCCGAAACTGTACAGGTGGAGATGAACCAAGCACAAGGCAAGTGGAAACATCTCCAAAGGCAGATGTGAGCTTCCAGGATATGCTCTGGGTATCCAGTGCATCAGCGAGGAGACTGGTCTTTGTAGACTGGATCACCGTGCACCTTGACCCAGAACCCCGACTGCTGCTTCTCGCATTACAGTTCTCAAGGGACGATGATGGAATATCTCGGAGGCTTAGCCTTGTCGAACTTGACACATCCGTCGATTATATAGAGGAGAAGGCCCAACACCTAAGCACGGCAAGGCTCGACAGTGCCGACTGGCGGCGAACTCTATCCGGCTTCACTCCTTTAATTCATCCGTTGAAAGAACTGTGCGAGGAGGGTGATGTCCTTGTCCTTTCGCCCACGGGCTGTATGCACAACCTTCCGCTGCACGCCCTCGATTTGAACGGCGAGCCTTTGATCGACCGCAATGCGGTTGCCTACGTCCCGTCACTGCATGTCTTGGTCAGTTGCCTTAAACGACTCGAGGCTCCTTCTGTAGGGGCCGATCGGCAGAGCGAATGGCGTGCAGCCGTTTTCGGGGCGTACGAAAATGATAATGGGAATAATGAGCTGCAAACGGAGCAAATCCAGATATACGATTCCCTAACCAGGCTCGGCACACGGCTCGACAGCGCTCCGGTACTAGGATCCGCCCTCGATACCAAGTCGTTTGCAAGAGGTGCCGAGAACGCTAACCTAGTTCACTTTCACGGACACGGATGGCGTGATGGGCACGATATCTTGCGGCAGGGCCTTGTCCTGGGATGGCAACACGAGCAATTGACGCTGCATCACGTTGCGGCTCTTGCACTACGGTCGCCTCACATAAACATCATAGCCTGCGAGAGCGGCGTCCAGGACTTCTCACTCGGAGGGGATGAGCCGCTAGGACTGTTGTCGGCATTTCTCGCCGGGGGCGCCGCATCCATTATAGCTGCTTTGTGGCCGATTCAGTCCACGACAGGCAGGATCTTCACGGAAACCTTCTTTGAGTACTTCCTAAGCCCTCTTGATACGCGGAACCTAGGACCAGTTGTCAATCTAGCTGATGCTCTCCAGTACACATGCAAAAGCATTCGAGCGAAGAAAGAAACAGCTACACCTTACCATTGGGCACCATTTATATTATACGGCGCCTGGTTCTGCTGCAACAAGCCAGAAAATACACGGATTAATCTTCGAAATGTTTTAGGGAGGAGTGACAAATAA